The region AGGGAAGAGCCGGGCCCGAGCAGCGCCGTGTAGCTGACGAACGCCGGTCCCTCGTCGACCTTGACCGCGCCTAAACGACTCACCTTCAGCCCCACGGCCGGCAGGTGCTGGAGCTCGAACGCGCCCCCCGGCAGGGCCAGCACGCCCTTGCCTCGTCGGAGCGCGCCCGAGACCGTCATGGCCCCGCTACGGCCCGTGGCCGGGCGGAGCTTCCAGGTGGCGCCGTCGCCCTCGGGCGGCACCTCGGCGAAGGACGAATCGACGGCGAACCACGTGGACGAGTGGTAGGCGTTGTAGGTGGCCTCACGGAGAAGGGGCTGGGCGCGGCCCTCCCGCGGCTCGACTCTCAGCACGATGTGCTCGCCGAGCTTCAGGGTCCCGATCTGGCCGATGTGGGTGGTCGTGCGGAACGGGTCGACATGCCGTCCGATCAGGGCCTCGAACCATTCCGTGATGCGGGCCTCGATCGCCTGCTGGAGGTCATGCAGGCCGAGGTGGCCGCCGTAGCCCAGGAGGCTGACCCCCAGGACCGCGCCCACCCAGACGGCCGCCGAGACGTGCCGGGGCCTCACCGACCAGAGCGCCCATGCGGCCAGGACGCACACCGCGACGTAGAACGCCCCGCTGCGGACGTTGGCGGCGCTCGCCGAGAGGACGCAGAGGGCGACGTATGGGTAGGCGAGGTTGAAGCCGGGGCTCCGGGCGGCGCCCTCCCGGCGCGCCTGTCGGCGGAGCGTCCAGAAGAGCGTGGCCAGCTCGATCGGCTCGCCGCCGCTCAGGGCCTGGGAGGCGACGAGCGGCAGACAGATCAGCGGCAGCCACTGCAGCACGCCGATGACGGCGCGGTTGGCTCCGGCCGTCAGGCCGAGGTAAACCACGGCGCCCAGGAGCAGCAGAGTAGAGAGATCAGCGAGGCGGTCGAACTCGGCGCGCGCGAAGTGCCAGCGCCAGGGCACGAGGCGGGACGCTTCCAGGATGAGGGCTGCGACGACGGCGAGCGGCAGGAGAGCGGTCTGCCAGCCCCAGAAGAGCACCGCGGCGCCGACGAGGCCCGGCGGCGTGTTCATAGGTCGGCGGGGGCGGACGTTACGGCCCCCTCCGAGATCCATAGTCGGAGGAGGCCTCCCGGCCCCCTCCGAATCCATAGTTGGTGGGAGGTCTCCCGGCCCCCTCCAAGCCACCCCAATGGTTGCGCCGGCGAAGCCGGCGCTCGAGGGAGCGCGCGCGATTCTTGGGTTGACACAGGGTGTCTCACAGCCTGGCCAGCCCTTCGGCGATCCGCCCGACCTCGAGCCGGTGGAAGCGAGCAAGTCGAGCGCCCTCCGCGTCCGGCGTGTCGGCGGCCTCGGCCCCGGCGATCAGCAGCACCAGCGTCGGCACCCCGAGCGCCGTGAGCTCTCCCACCAGGCGTCGGCGGTCCTCGTCCCACGCCATCAGGACGCAGATGCAGCCGCTGACCAGGGCGTGGTGCTGGATGACGAGGTGGTGGAGCGCGCTGAACGGCGCCGTCCGGCAGGCTCGCACGCAGGCCAGGACCTCGAGCATCCGCTCCGCCTGGCCGAGCCCGCGCCCGGCCGTGAAGCAGTAGGCCGTGGGTCCCACGAAGAGAAGATCGAGCAGCGACTCCTGGGTCTGGATCGTGTAGGCCAGGGAGGCGGCCACGGACACGGCCTCCTCGAAGAGGTCGCTGGGCTCGGAGTCGACGAAGGTGTCGAGCACGAGGGCATGCCGGACGAAGAACTCGTTCTGGTGCTCCTTCACGATGAGCTTGCCCACCCTGGCACAGCTTCGCCAGTGGATGCGGCGCAGCGGATCGCCGGGGCGGTACTCGCGCAGTGAGACGAACTCCTCGGAGTCGCCGACCGACGAGGCCAGCGCCACGCCGCCCTGATGGTGCTTGCGCGTGCCGGGAAGCTCGAGCGGGGGCACCGGATAGCGTCGGGGAAGCACCAGCACCGAGTGCGTCGCCGGCACCGAGACCGCCGCCTTGCAGACTCCCAGCGAGTCTGGCCGGGCCACCGTGACGCCGGTGAGCGTGAGCCGGCCGCGGCGCAGCGGGGTGATCTCGGCCCGTAGCTCGCACTGGCCGCCGGGCGGGAGGGCCGGCACCGGGAGATGTCCGGCGAGCGCCGACTGTCTCTTCGAGACGAGCCAGACCCATCGGAAATACCCGATGGCCCGGTCGAACCGGTTGCGCCGGTCCTCGCCGGGCTCCCGGGCCTGGAGGAACTCTTCGTAGGAGGGGCGAGGATCCTCGAGGTCCTCCGACAGGAGGAGCCCGCGCAGGGCTCGCGGTCCGTGATTGCGGACGGCGATCTTGTAGATCAGCCGCTCGCCGGCGCTGGCGAAGCGCGGCACCACCCGGTCGACGCTGAGCCGCGCGCGCCAAGAGCGGTTCGCGGCGAGGGCGACGACGAGAGCGGCCAGCACGAAGCTGAAGGCCTGATAGGCGACCGTCTGGTTGGTGTCGAGCCCGAGCACCGCGGAGGCGAAGAGGACGCCCAGGAGCCAGATGCCGGTGCCCGTGAACCGCCGTCGGATCCGCCACTCCAGCGACGACAGGTGCCGGAAGCCGAGGTAGAAGGCTCGCCTCACCGTCTCTAGTGCCGTTCCAACTTGTTGATACTAAATCTGTCCACGAACGACGTACACGGTGCCTTCCTAGGCGCGAATAGTTGGAACGGCACTAGTTCAATCGGAGGGGGCCGCGACGGCCCCCTCCGAGGCCTCCCCCAGAAAGGGATTGCGCCGGCGAAGCCGGCGCTCGAGACGGCGAGGAGTGCCCGTAGTGAGCGCGCGCCATTCGCCCCACCGTCTCTAGGCCGGCACCGGGATCGCCTTGAGGATGTCCTCCACGATCCCCGGCGCCGTCGTGCCCGAAAAGCGCGCCTGCGGATCGACGACGAGCCGGTGAGCGATGACGGCCACCGCGACTTCCTGGACGTGCTCGGGGGTGACGAACTCCACGCCGTCGAAGAGGGCCAGCGCCTGGGCGGCCTTCATCAGCGCCAGCGAGGCCCGCGGGCTTCCTCCCAGCTGGACGCCCGGCGCGCTCCGCGTGGCCTGGACGATGTCGACGATGTACCGCTTGATCTCGTCCCCCATGCGGACGGCGGCGACCGCCCGCTTGAGGGCCAGGATGTCCTCGCCGGCGGCGCACTCCGCGATGCCGTCGAGCGGATGGCCCTGCTCCTGCTCCGAGAGGATGATGGCCTCGTCCTCCGGCGACACGTAGCCCAAGCCGAACTGGAAGGCGAAGCGGTCCATCTGGGCCTCGGGCAGGGGATACGTCCCCCGGAACTCGACAGGGTTCTGGGTGGCGATCACGAAGAAGAGCGTCTCCAGACGGTGCGAGGTCCCGTCCACCGTGACCTGGCCTTCCCCCATCGCCTCCAGCAGCGCCGACTGGGTGCGCGGCGACGCTCGATTGATCTCGTCGGCCAGCAGGATGTTGGTGAAGATGGGACCGCGGTGGAACCGGAAGGCCTGCTCCCGCTGGTCGTAGATGGACACGCCGAGGATGTCGGAGGGCAGGAGGTCCGGCGTGAACTGCACCCGCCGGAACTGCGCCCCGATGGAGCGGGCCAGCGCTTTGGCCAGCGTCGTCTTGCCCGTCCCCGGATAGTCCTCCAGCAGCACGTGGCCCCCGCTGGCGAGGGCGGCCAGGAGCTTGCGGATGGCCGCCGACTGGCCCTTCATCACTCTGGCGATGTTGCGGGCGACGGTCTCGAACGTCTGCCGGGGGGGCGGCGGGAGCCGGCGGCTCATGATCGCTCAGGGGCTCGACGCCAGCGAACGCCAGCTCGCATCGTCGCTATGATCCCGATCCTCAGCGGCCCGCCGCCACGCGGGCGGCCAGGCGGACGGCCTGAGCGTTCGATGGCATCACGGCGGCACCGAGGCCAGCGAGCCTGGCGACCTGCCCAGCCCGGCCTTGCGGGTCGGCGTCGGTGCCGGTCACGCTGGCGACGACGGCCAGGTGGCGGCCGTGGGCCCGGGCCTCCGCGCGCGCCGCGTGGAGGGCCGGCAGCAGCTCGCCGGCGGGATCGGGATGAGCGCCGTAGCCCAGCACCACGTCGAGGAGCAGAACGGCCGTGGAAGGATCGGCGCCTTCCTTCCGGATCCACTCGCGGCGGACGGTGCCGTCGATCATCGGGTGCGGCCGCCCCACCGTGAAGATGTCCGCGCCGACATCGACGACGCGATGCCCGCTGCCGCCACCCGTCACGCCCGGCGCCACGTCGGACAGCGTGGCGCCGAGCAGGGCGAGCGCCTCCCAGGCGAGCGTGCCGCCCGAGTACACGCCCCGCACGAACCGCTGCCCGGGCTCGAGCGGGCGCACCGCCTCCTCCACGAGGCGCTGCACCTCGGCGGCGGGCAGCGTGAACTCCGTCGAAGCCGGGCGTTCCTTCCGGGCCAGCGCGACGGCGGCGCGAGCGCAGTCTTCCAGTGACGCCGCGATGTGGACACCGGCGCCGACGGTCGGCGCCGGAGCCGCGGCGCCGCCGACGACGTGCACGACGCACCGCTTGCCGAGCCGGCTCACCGCTTCGTGCAGGCGGGCGGCAGCCGACGGTCCCGGAGGCTTGCCGATGACGCAGATCACCTCGGTGGCCCCGTCGGCGGCGAGGGCGGCGAGCGCCTGCTCCATCATGATGCCGCTCACCGCGTCGGACAGATCGCGCCCACCGACGCCGATGGCGTGCGAGATGCCCTCGCCGGCCCGGGCGATCAGGCAGGTGACTTCCTGGAGCCCCGTGCCCGACGCCGCAGCCAGGCCGATCCGCCCCCGCGGCACCGCGTTGGCGAAGCCGAGCGGGACCCCGTCGATGATCGCCGTCCCGCAGTCCGGCCCCATCAGGAAGAGGCCCCGCTCCCGCGCGAAGCGCTTCAGCTCGATCTCGGTCTCCAGGGGCACGTTGTCGCTGAAGAGCATGACGTGGAGCCCTGCTCGCAGCGCCTTCAGCGCCTCGGCGCCGGCGTAGAGACCGGGCACCGAGATCAGCGCCAGCGTGGCGTCGGGCCTGGCCCGCAGCGCGGAGGCGAGCGTCCGGGGTCGGGGACTCGCCCGTCCTTCCCACCCCGCCGCCGGGCGGGAGCTCAGCGCGGCCCGGGCGGCGGCCTCGGCCGCGCGCGCGGAGGCTTCGCCGCTGCCGGCGACGGCGATGACGAGGTCCGTGGGCGCGGCGGCGGACCCCTCATCGGTCAGGAGTCCGGCATCCTTGAGGAGCGCGCGGTTGGCCGGCGTCCCCATCATGGCCGCGGCGCGGCTCACGCCCGGGACCGCCTCCATGTCCCGCGTCAGGCGCATCAGTGTGACGGAGTCGTGGTAGGCGCGCGTCCAGACGAAGTTCCAGACCGGCATGGTCAGCGGCGTGGCCGGGCCGGGAGCGTCACTTGGGCGGCGTGATCCCGTAGGCCTTGATCTTGCGGTAGAGGTGGCTGCGCTCGATGCCCAGCCGTTCGGCCGTGCGCGTCATGTTCCAGTCGTTCGCGCGCAGCTCGGTCAGGATGTAGGCCCGCTCGAAGTTGTCGCGCGCCTCCCGCAGCGACCGCTCCCCCGCCTCCGCTCCCGCGGCCGGCGCCTCCTTAGGGCGCAGCGGCACCGGCAGATCGTCGATGCCGATGACGTCCCCCGGCGTCATGATGACCAGGCGTTCCACCATGTTCCGCAGCTCGCGCACGTTGCCCGGCCAGTCGTAGGCCAGGAAGTAGGCGAGCGCCTCGCCGGACACGGTCTTGACGCGCTTGCCGTTCTCGGCGCAGAAGACGCGGATGAAGTGGTCGATGAGGAGCGGGATGTCCTCCTTGCGGGCGCGCAGCGGGGGCGCCTCGATGGGGATCACGTTCAGCCGGTAGAAGAGGTCCTCGCGGAAGCCGCTGCCCAGGAGCGTCGTGAGGTCGCGGTTGGAGGCGGCGATCACGCGGACATCCACCTTGATCGTCTCCCGGCCGCCCACCCGCTCGAAGGCCTGCTCCTCGAGGGCGCGCAGGACCTTGGCCTGGGTCTTGAGGCTCATGTCGCCGATCTCGTCGAGGAACAGCGTCCCCCCGTCGGCCATCTCGAAGCGGCCCCGCCGCCGCGCCAGCGCGCCGGTGAAGGCGCCCTTTTCGTGGCCGAACAGCTCCGACTCGATCAGCTCCTCGGGGATGGCGGCGCAGTTCACCTCGACGAACGACCGGTCGCGCCGCGTCGACAGCGCGTGGATGCCCCGGGCCACCAGCTCCTTGCCGCTGCCGTTCTCGCCGTGGATCAGCACCCGCCCGTTCGTCGGCGCCGCCGTGGCGATCTGCTCGCGGAGCTGCCGGATGGCCAGGCTCTGGCCGATGATCTCCGTGCGCTGCTCGAGCCGCTGGCGCAGGGTGGCGTTCTCGCGCTCGAGGCGCGAGTGCTCGAGCGCGCGGGCGACGGTGAGCAGCGTCTTCTCGAGCGAGAGCGGCTTCTCGATGAAGTCGTAGGCGCCCAGCCGCGTGGCCCGGACGGCGGTCTCGATGGTGCCGTGGCCCGAGATCATCACCACGGCGACGTCGGGCCGGAGCCGCTTGAGGTCGGCCAGGGTCTCCAGCCCGTCCTTGCCGGGCATCCAGATGTCCAGGAACACCAGATCCGGCGCCTCGTCGGCGAAGACCGAGAGCGCGTCGGCGCCGCTGCCCACGGCGGTGACGCGGTAGCCCTCGTCCTCCAGGACGCCCCGGAGCGTCGCCTGGATGGCTGGCTCGTCGTCGACGATCAGGATGTGCTCGCCCGCCATGGCTCGCTCAGGCCCCGCCGTAGGCCTCGACGGGCGCGGTGGAGCGCGACACGGGCAGCTCCATGACGAAGCGGCTCCCCTTGGGCTGGTTGTCCTCCACCCGGATCGTGCCCCCGTGCTCGGTGACGATCTCGTGCACGATCGGCAGCCCCAGCCCCATGCCGTTCGTCTTCGTCGAGAAGTAGGGCATGAACAGCTTGTCCTTGTCCTCGGGGCTGATCCCGGGCCCGGTGTCGCTCACGATGACCTGCACCCGCCCCGCCTCGGGCAGATGGAGAGCCTCGACGTCCACCTCGCCGGTGCCGCCCACCGCCTCCACGGCGTTGTCCACGAGGTTGAGCATCGCGCGCTTGATGTGGTCGGGGTCCACCTCGAGCCGCGGCAGGTCGTCGCGGTAGCGCGTGGTCAGCCGCAGCGCGGGGTGCGACTCGCGGTAGAGGCCGGCCACCGCGTCCAGCAGCGACTTCAAGTCCGTGGGACGCGGCGTGAGCACCGGCATCCGGGCGAAGCGCGAGAACTCGTCCACCAGCCGCTTGAGCCCGTCCACCTCCTGGATGATCGTCTCCGTGCACTCGGTGATGAGCTGCTCGTCGCCGGGGTTGCGGGCCAGCCGCCGCTTGAGCCGCTGGGCCGAGAGCTGGATGGGCGTCAGCGGGTTCTTGATCTCGTGGGCGATCCGCTGGGCGACCTCGCGCCAGGCGGCCAGGCGCTGGGCCTTGAGCAGCTCCGTGAGGTCGTCGAAGACGATGACCGCGCCCGTGTACTCGCCTTCGGGGCCGCGCAGCGCGGTGGCCGAGGCCAGGAGCGACACGCTCACGCCGCTCCGGCGCAGGTGCAACTCCTGCTCGATGGCGACCCCGGCCTTGGCGCGCCGGATGCGGGCCACGAGCCCGACCACGTCCCTGAACGCCGGGCTGCCGAACACCTCTTCGACGGGGCGTCCGACGGCGGCGGCGCTGTGCAGGCCGAACATCCCGGCGGCGGCCCGGTTGAGCGTCGTCACCGCCCCTTGCGGATCGAGCGACACGACGCCGGTCGTGATGGCCTCCAGCACGGTCTCGATGTAGCGCCGCCGGTCCTCCAGCTCGGTGTGCTTGTCCTGCAGGTCCAGGTACGCCTCCTCCAGCTGTCGTTTCGACTGGGCGAGGTCGTCCGTCATCCGGTTGAAGGAGTCGACGAGCACGCCGATCTCGTCGTCCGCCCGCGCCTGCACCTTGTAGCTGAGGTTGCCGGCCGCCACCTCGCGGGTGCCCTCGGCCAGCTCGGCGATGGGGCCGGTGATGCCGCGGGCCAGGTAGAGCCCGAACCAGGCGAAGGAGAAGACGACGATCAGCGTCATCAGGAGGAAGAGCAGGATGTAGATGCCCTTGATCGGGTTCTTCACCAGTTTGAGCTGCTTGTACTCCTGGAACGCCTGCTCGATACCGCGGATCTTCTGCTCCAGCCGCTCGGAGACGTGGGTGCCCACCACCACCACGCCGATGACGCCGCGCCGGGGGTCGTGCGAGAAGACGGGGGTGATCGCCTCGATCAAGTCGCCGGACGCCAGCTCGCGGACGGTGGTCACGTTCTGACCCGCCCGCCCCAGCCGGAGCTGGCTCTCGTTGACCTCGCGAGTGGGGAGATCGCCGAGCCCGGGGTCCTTCACGTGGACCAGCTCCTGGCCGCCGGCGCTGAACACGGTCAGCGCGCTGAGTCCGAGCTGCTCCTGCTGCTCGACCAGGTAGGCGGCCAGCTCCTCCCGGTTGGCCTCGTCCAGGAGGTCGTCGCGGTCGATGACACGGCCGATGTGCTGGGCGTGGCGCAGGGCGGTGGCCTGGAGGTTTTGGTAGTACGTCTGGGCCACCCCCAGCGCCTGGTCGAGGGGGCGCTCGACCTGGGGCTTGAACCAGCCCTCGATCGACTTGTTGATGAAGTTGGAGGCGATGATGAAGATCAGGATGGCGGGGGCCAGCGCCAGCGACAGGAAGGCCAGCACGAGCTTCGTCTTGAACCTGGCCCCGATCAGCTTCTGCCGACGCTCGACCCAGAGCTTCACGAGATTGCGAAGAAGCAGGACCAGCAGCAGCAGGAAGACGATGAGGTTCAGGTTGAACAGGGCGAAGACGACGATGTTCGAGGCCAGCGGCAGTTGGGGCACGCGCATCTCGAGGCTGAGCGCGCTGGCGATCGCCACCAGCACGAGCAGCCCGCTGATGATGACGAGATTGCGCCGGCGCCGGCCCTGGTCGCTGTAGAGCGGCATTATTGGACCCGCCTGATGCGACGGAAGTCGGACTGCTGCAGGGTCTGCTCGGCGGTGCCGGCCATGCGCGCCACGAACGTATTCTCGCCGTTCAGCGCGGTGGCGGCGCGGACGCGGACGTAGATGATGTCGTCGGGGTCGAGCTCGGAGGCCGGCGTGAGCTTCGTCGCCCGCAGCTCCGAAAGCACCCGTTGCGCGTCGCGCAGGTCGCGCGTGCTGTACACCGGCCGCGTCTCACCCTTGAGGAAGGTCACCCGGTACTCCTTGGTGACGAGGTTGTAGGTGAGGTGGCGCTCGACCAGCTGGGTGGTGAGGAGGCGGTCGCGCCAGAACCGGTTGTACTGCCAGAGCTCGATGGTGAAGCGGACGTGGGCGGGGATGCCGCTGTGGATCGATTCGTAGAACGTCGGCGGCACGGCGCCCAGCGCGACGACGTGGACCGTCACCTCATGGTCGTTGAGGTAGATGGTCAGATCGCTGAGACGAATCTCGGCCCGCGCCGGCGCTCCCACGGCGAGCCATAGCGCCGCCGCCAGCACACAGAGTCCGGAACGCGCACCACGCATACGGCAGACAGGCCATTATAGCCCTCCAGCGGGCGGCCGAGGGCCGCCTAGTGCCGTTCCAACTATTCGCGCCGAGGAAGGCACCGTGTACGTCGTTCGTGGACAGATTTAGTATCAACAAGTTGGAACGGCACTAGCTCAGTCGGAGGGGGCCGTCGAGGCCCCCTCCGAGGCCCCCCCCAGGAAGGGATTGCGCCGGCGGAGACCGGCGGATCGATCACGTCGGAGGGGGCGTCTCGCCCCCTCCGACACCTCCCCGCATAAACTCGTTGCGCCGGCAAAGCCGGCGCTCGAAGCGCGGTTACGCCGCCTAGAAGCGTGTCGGAGTAACCTCGGTTCGAGCGCCGGCCTTGCCGGCGCAATCCTTTCTGGGGGGAGGTTTCGGAAGGGGGGCGAAGCCCCCCTCCGAGTTTCTAGAAGGCGGCGAGGCCGGGTGCGGGAACGAGCGCGCCGTTGCGGCGGACGGCTGGGAACGGCACTACGGCCAGGCCGGCGCCGGCCGGACGGCGCTCGAGGCCTAGCGCGCGCTGGACCGCGAGCACCAGCTCGAAGTTCAGCGCGTGGCCCGCGTTGCGGGCGATGACGTGGCCCACCACCGGCCGACCGAGAAGGGCGAGGTCTCCGATGAGGTCGAGAATCTTGTGCCGCACGAACTCGTCACGGTACCGGAGCCCGTTCAGGACGCCGCGCTTGCCCACGCCGATGGCGTTCTCCAGCGAGGCGCCGCGGGCCAGGCCGTTCTTGCGCATCGGGCCGAGATCTTTCAGGAAGCCGTAGGTGCGGGCGGGGGCGAACTCCTCGATGAACATGCGCTCGCTCGGCGTGCAGGTGAGCGCCTGGGTGCCGATCGCAGGATGGTCGTTGTCGAGCGTGTAGCTGATGCGGAGCGTTTCGGAGGGAACCATCTGGATCCAGCGCCCACCGCTGCCCACTCGGATCGGGTAGGGGATCTTGATGGGCCGGCGCGGCGCCGACTGCTCGGCGCGCCCCGCCGTCGCCAGCAGGGTGACGAACGGCTTGGCGCTGCCGTCCCCCGCGGGGATTTCCGGGCCGTCGACCTCGACGTCGAGGTTGTCGATGCCGAGCCCGGCCGCGGCGGCCATGAGGTGCTCCACCGTCTGAATCCGCGTCCCATTGCGCCCGATGGTCGTCGCGTAATGGCAGTTGACGACGCTCTCTGGCGCGGCGGGAATCGGCTCGTCGTGGCTCGCCACTCTGAAGATGATGCCGGAGTTGGCAGGCGCGGGAGACATCGTGATCCGCACCGGCCTTCCGGAGTGAAGACCGACGCCGTCCATCGTCACCGGTTTCCGGATCGTTGTCTGGTGCATGGCCGGCGGAGAGAAGAGCAACTGAGGTGCCAGACGCGATTACGAGGGATAACAGATTGATTTCACTCGCTCTGGGTCCCTTACATTGTCGGCTTTACAAGCGTCTCCGTGTTGCGTTCACGACACGCTGTGCCGCCACATTGTCTCGTTTTAGAAACATCAAACATCGACGATCAGCCGGACCTCCGACCGGTCGCCCTCCTCGGTGACCGACACCTGGTGGTAGGTTGCAGCCTTCACGACCGTGCCGGGACGGTGGCGGCGGGTGTCGATCGCCTCGCCGCGCAGGAGGCCGTGCACCAGCGCCGGCCCCGGCCTCGTCACCTCCACCCGCCGCACCGCGAACCCCTCGATCTCGTGCACGTACAGGCACTCGTTGATCCAGTTCACGAGCAGGCGCTCGGGCGAGTCGCCCTGCGCGCGGACCTCCCGCGTCTCGCGTTCCTCGACGTCTTCGGGGGCGATCGTCAGGGCGAGAACCCCGAGCGCGGCCTGGGCGAGCGCTTCCGTCAGCGTCGGTCCCCACGCCCTCACGCCGACGTCGGCGGCCACATCGAAGTAGTCGTAGCCGGCCTCAGTCACGAAGGCGCTCCGCGGCCGGCGCCCCGCCACCGAGATCGCCGAACCTGAATTGAAGAATCGCGGCGATGGCCGGGCCCGCCGTCTCGGTGCGCAGGATGCGCGGACCGAGCCGGGCGGTCATCCATCCCTGCGCTCGCGCCAGCTCGACTTCGCGGCGCGCCAGCCCGCCCTCGGGGCCGACGAGCACCAGCGCCACGCGCGGCGGCGCCGCCACCGCCTCCAGCGCGCGCGCCAGCGACGGCCCCTCGCCCTCCCAGAGGCAAAGCTTCAGCTCGGTCGCGCCGGCGGGGATCTCCAGCCACTCGGCGAGAGGGCGAGGCACGCCGACCTCGGGAACGATCGCGCGCCCGCACTGCTTGGCCGCTTCCTTGGCCACCCGCTGCCACCGGCGCGCACGCTCCCGCCAGCGACTCGGCTCCAGGTGGACGATGGTGCGCTCCGTAATCGCCGGCAGCACCCGCGCCACGCCGAGCTCGGTGGCCGCCCGCACGATCAGCTCCATCTTGTCGCCTTTGGGAACGCCCTGGACGAGCGTGATCGCCAGCGGGGTCTCGGCCCGGTTGGTGGCCACGCCGAGCACGGTCCCGGTGGCGGTCTCGCCGAGCGACTCGATGCGCACGGTGTAGTCGCGACCGCGCCCGTCGGCGGCGACGACGAGATCGCCGGGCGCCAATCGTAAGACCGCCGCCATGTGGCGCGTCTCGTCGCGGTCGAAGACGACGCGGTCGCCGTCGATCCGCTCGGGCGCGATCGTGAACCGCCGCAGAGCGCTCATAGGTCGGAGGGGACCTCGGCGGCCCCCTCCGAGATCCCTGGTCGGAGGGGAGCCTCGCGGCCCCCTCCGAATCCATAGTCGGAGGGAGCCTCGCGGCCCCCTCCGAACCACCCCCAAGGGGGCGCCGCCGAGGCCGGCGCTCGAGGAAGCGCGTGCGACCTTTGGATTGACACAGGATGTCTCATCCTGTGCGGCGGAGCTCGAGGGTGGTCCAGCCGTCCACAGACCGGGCGGCCCCCGGCGCGAAGCCCTGCGCGCGCAACGCGGGGCCGAGGCCGGCCGCCTCGCCGTCGAGCAGGCCGCCCAGGACGAGCCTGCCGCCGGGGGCGACGTAGCGCGCGTAGGCGGCCGCCAGGCGCCGGTGGGCGGCCGACAACAGATTGGCGAGCACCAGCGGTGCCGGGTCCGTCGTGAGCGCGCCGGCGTCGGCCGTCATGCAGGCGATGCGCTCGGCTACGCGGTTGAGTGCGATATTGGCGGTCGCGCAGGCCACCGCGTCGGGATCGTCGTCCACCGCCAGGATCCGCCCCACGCCCAGTCGCGCCGCCGCGATGGCCAGGATGCCGGAACCCGTGCCCAGATCGATCGCCGCGCGCGGTGGGCGCTTGCCGATGATCGTCTCGAGCGCTTCGAGACAGCCTGCGGTGCTGCCGTGATGTCCGGTGCCGAAGGCGCGGCCCGGCTCGATGACGATCGCCAGCCGCCCGGGGACCGCCGGGACGTCCCACGGCGGCGCCACCAGCAGGCGGCGCCCGACGCGCAGCGGCCGAAAGTGCTCGCGCCAGGCCTCGGCCCAGTTCGCCTCCGCGACCGGCGCCACGCGCGGCGCGCCCGGAGCCGCGAAGCCCAGCGCGCGCAGTCCGCCGATGTAGTCGCTCATGCGCGCGTGGAGGCGCTGCGCGTCGAGGTGGCCCGGAAAGAACGCCCGCAGCCGCGGCTCCTCACCGGAGGCCTGCTCCTCGACGACCCCGAGCGCGCCCAGCTCCCAGAGGAAGTTGGTGATCCCTTCGGCGACGTCGCCGGAGACGGGAAGGGCGAGCTCCCAATACGAAGCCGCGCTCATCGGGAGGCTCGACGGCGCATCCGCGCCTACTCGAGGAGCTTCTTCATCCGCTCGAGGAAGGAGGTGATGAGCGGCCCCCCCTGCCCCTTCGACTCCGCCTCGAACGCCTCGAGGGCTTCGCGCTGGCGGGCGTTGAGCTTCGGGGGCACTTCGAGGATCAGCCGGTAGCACGCGTCGCCGTGTCCCCGCTCCCGGAGGCGCGGCATGCCGCGGCCGCGGAGCTTGAGGATCTGATTCGGCTGGCTGCCGGCAGGGATCTTCAGCTTCGCCGTCCCGCCCAGCACCGGCACATCCGCCTCGGCCCCCAGCGCCAGCTGC is a window of Candidatus Methylomirabilota bacterium DNA encoding:
- a CDS encoding sigma-54 dependent transcriptional regulator, with the translated sequence MAGEHILIVDDEPAIQATLRGVLEDEGYRVTAVGSGADALSVFADEAPDLVFLDIWMPGKDGLETLADLKRLRPDVAVVMISGHGTIETAVRATRLGAYDFIEKPLSLEKTLLTVARALEHSRLERENATLRQRLEQRTEIIGQSLAIRQLREQIATAAPTNGRVLIHGENGSGKELVARGIHALSTRRDRSFVEVNCAAIPEELIESELFGHEKGAFTGALARRRGRFEMADGGTLFLDEIGDMSLKTQAKVLRALEEQAFERVGGRETIKVDVRVIAASNRDLTTLLGSGFREDLFYRLNVIPIEAPPLRARKEDIPLLIDHFIRVFCAENGKRVKTVSGEALAYFLAYDWPGNVRELRNMVERLVIMTPGDVIGIDDLPVPLRPKEAPAAGAEAGERSLREARDNFERAYILTELRANDWNMTRTAERLGIERSHLYRKIKAYGITPPK
- a CDS encoding DUF4390 domain-containing protein — translated: MRGARSGLCVLAAALWLAVGAPARAEIRLSDLTIYLNDHEVTVHVVALGAVPPTFYESIHSGIPAHVRFTIELWQYNRFWRDRLLTTQLVERHLTYNLVTKEYRVTFLKGETRPVYSTRDLRDAQRVLSELRATKLTPASELDPDDIIYVRVRAATALNGENTFVARMAGTAEQTLQQSDFRRIRRVQ
- the lpxC gene encoding UDP-3-O-acyl-N-acetylglucosamine deacetylase is translated as MHQTTIRKPVTMDGVGLHSGRPVRITMSPAPANSGIIFRVASHDEPIPAAPESVVNCHYATTIGRNGTRIQTVEHLMAAAAGLGIDNLDVEVDGPEIPAGDGSAKPFVTLLATAGRAEQSAPRRPIKIPYPIRVGSGGRWIQMVPSETLRISYTLDNDHPAIGTQALTCTPSERMFIEEFAPARTYGFLKDLGPMRKNGLARGASLENAIGVGKRGVLNGLRYRDEFVRHKILDLIGDLALLGRPVVGHVIARNAGHALNFELVLAVQRALGLERRPAGAGLAVVPFPAVRRNGALVPAPGLAAF
- a CDS encoding archease, producing the protein MTEAGYDYFDVAADVGVRAWGPTLTEALAQAALGVLALTIAPEDVEERETREVRAQGDSPERLLVNWINECLYVHEIEGFAVRRVEVTRPGPALVHGLLRGEAIDTRRHRPGTVVKAATYHQVSVTEEGDRSEVRLIVDV
- a CDS encoding 16S rRNA (uracil(1498)-N(3))-methyltransferase, with amino-acid sequence MSALRRFTIAPERIDGDRVVFDRDETRHMAAVLRLAPGDLVVAADGRGRDYTVRIESLGETATGTVLGVATNRAETPLAITLVQGVPKGDKMELIVRAATELGVARVLPAITERTIVHLEPSRWRERARRWQRVAKEAAKQCGRAIVPEVGVPRPLAEWLEIPAGATELKLCLWEGEGPSLARALEAVAAPPRVALVLVGPEGGLARREVELARAQGWMTARLGPRILRTETAGPAIAAILQFRFGDLGGGAPAAERLRD
- a CDS encoding ATP-binding protein, encoding MPLYSDQGRRRRNLVIISGLLVLVAIASALSLEMRVPQLPLASNIVVFALFNLNLIVFLLLLVLLLRNLVKLWVERRQKLIGARFKTKLVLAFLSLALAPAILIFIIASNFINKSIEGWFKPQVERPLDQALGVAQTYYQNLQATALRHAQHIGRVIDRDDLLDEANREELAAYLVEQQEQLGLSALTVFSAGGQELVHVKDPGLGDLPTREVNESQLRLGRAGQNVTTVRELASGDLIEAITPVFSHDPRRGVIGVVVVGTHVSERLEQKIRGIEQAFQEYKQLKLVKNPIKGIYILLFLLMTLIVVFSFAWFGLYLARGITGPIAELAEGTREVAAGNLSYKVQARADDEIGVLVDSFNRMTDDLAQSKRQLEEAYLDLQDKHTELEDRRRYIETVLEAITTGVVSLDPQGAVTTLNRAAAGMFGLHSAAAVGRPVEEVFGSPAFRDVVGLVARIRRAKAGVAIEQELHLRRSGVSVSLLASATALRGPEGEYTGAVIVFDDLTELLKAQRLAAWREVAQRIAHEIKNPLTPIQLSAQRLKRRLARNPGDEQLITECTETIIQEVDGLKRLVDEFSRFARMPVLTPRPTDLKSLLDAVAGLYRESHPALRLTTRYRDDLPRLEVDPDHIKRAMLNLVDNAVEAVGGTGEVDVEALHLPEAGRVQVIVSDTGPGISPEDKDKLFMPYFSTKTNGMGLGLPIVHEIVTEHGGTIRVEDNQPKGSRFVMELPVSRSTAPVEAYGGA